The proteins below are encoded in one region of Carassius auratus strain Wakin unplaced genomic scaffold, ASM336829v1 scaf_tig00215172, whole genome shotgun sequence:
- the LOC113093844 gene encoding complexin-2 produces MDFVMKQALGGATKDMGKMLGGEEEKDPDAQKKEEERQEALRQQEEERKAKHARMEADREKVRQAIRDKYGLKKKEEKEAEEKAAMEQACEGSLTRPKKAIPAGCGAEDDEDEESILDTVLKFLPGPLQDMFKK; encoded by the exons ATGGATTTTGTGATGAAGCAAGCGCTGGGTG GGGCAACCAAAGACATGGGGAAGATGTtaggaggagaggaagagaaggACCCTGATGCCcagaagaaagaagaagagagaCAGGAGGCGCTCAGACAACAAGAAGAGGAGCGAAAGGCCAAACATGCTCGTATGGAGGCCGACAGGGAAAAGGTCAGACAGGCCATTCGAGATAAG TATGGTCTAAAGAAGAAAGAAGAGAAGGAGGCAGAGGAGAAAGCAGCTATGGAGCAAGCATGCGAAGGCTCCTTGACTCGCCCCAAAAAGGCCATCCCAGCAGGCTGTGGGGCGGAAGACGACGAGGACGAGGAGAGCATTCTAGACACCGTTCTCAAATTCCTGCCGGGACCTCTGCAGGACATGTTTAAAAAGTGA